The genomic region TATTCATATGTAGGTGGCATGGTAAACGGACGAACAAAAATACGCCAGCACATGTAATGTCTACGGTTCGCTCCCTACTTTTGGCGTTAACGCCTAGACAGGTAACATTTATTTGGTGTGAAACTATAGAAGCTATGTTAAAGTCAAAAcatttattaagtattataatatgttgatgcattttatatGGCAACCCTATGATGATTTGTTATTCGCCCGACTACCCCAGCAGTGCGCAGCTGACAGACCCTTATGGTCATACCGTGGTGCTATTATATTCTGGGCTACTATTGAGACACATCTACCGGATTGGGTCTGCAGGCAGTTTGGATGGGATCATCTAATTCCAGGTGTTGAACACTTGCTTCCCGCTCAGACGCATCATTATTTACACAAAACAAACCTTTGCATGAAAAGAAGTGCTGATCTGAGGACTATTGTCCCCCACGTCACGTACGTCGCACAATGGAATGACCGAGCCAACCGTTTATTTGTTGGTAGAGATGGTGAGGGTGTGAGTAGGGATTACTATGACTGGTACAAGGCTCGCACTGTTGTGCACATTGTAGATCCAGGAATCGACGAGGGCATCAACACATATCCTAATTGGGCAGGGACTACTAATGTTTATGTAAGTAATAATTGTgtgatattttaattatttataaacAATAACCTCACGATCGATAAACTTTTGTTATAATATTGGTTTACTTTTAACTATATACATGAGGAAGGGCTTTGGAAGATGCAAGATATGACATTTGCACAAATGCAACCAAACAGTCAACCTAACCTTCAAGCATTTTATGACATGCCACATCAGCTACTTTCATACGCGCATCACCACAGTAATAATTGTgtgatattttaattatttataaacAATAACCTCATTTTATGTATGCGAACAAACGCCCaaacagctctgataccacttgttagaattgTTGTAGTTTTAGTTTAGATTAATTAGTAGTTGATTAATATTGATTTAAATTTATGAGGGgtgtttagttaaaaaaatatgaaGACTTGGTATttagaaagtttgaatctttattgagAATTGTTGATTTGTTTGTGTGTTGAGTGTATACAATTTGGAACACCATTTGCCTATTTATAGGCCATGTATGTCGGTTGTGATGCATCTAGCATTTGCTAGAATTTTTACTAGTCAACCCATCTACTTACTTCTAGTAAGTACTTCTTAAATATCCATAAATTAATATCTAATGACTTCTAAATAATGCTAAACTAATCTAGATTTTTCTAAAAAAACATTAATATTTTAACAGTTTCATGTAAGTCAACTCTATTAGTGTCTAAGTTAGGAAGAATATTCAACGGTTTTGGAAAGCCCAAACTAAACCAAACCCCCATAACACGAAACGAAACAATAGAGGTCGATATCAAAAACAAAGAGCAATATTACGTACGCACCATATAAAGCCACAACTACACCTATTGGTTGAAACTAGTTAGTAAGTCTGGGCACTGCAGCGAGCGAAATACGTTTTGGTATTTCAATGATTCTGGTTGCAATATTTACTTGCAAAAGTTGGTAGCTAATATGTAAGCAATGTGATAGTCTAGGCTACAAATGTTGGGTGTTGTTACTGGATTCGTTGCAATGCTTACATACAAACTATTACTGGTTTTGGTTGCAATATTTGCATACAAATTAAAGCTAGTCTTCTTGACAATTTAAGTTACAGAATTTTGTTGTAGCTGATATGTAACTGATACTGACTACTGGTTGGTTCATGATGTTGTTGTAATTAAATCCTGATTTCAATATTTATACATGAAAGCTACTCTTATTGTAATCATCAAGCTAGTATGCTAATCCCCTTTTTTATAATTTGTTCGTCAATTTCGTATCTCGTTGTATGTGTAGTTGCATAATTATAGTAAAATGAAATTGACCTGATTCTGTGAATATGGCCCTTTTTGTTGTTGCACACGGTGTTGTGGTATTTATTGTAGTCGTCGTTGCTAATGATGTTAGTCTTGTGATGGCGTATCTAACACATCAAATCACACggcatatcttttatttatatttaggaCAACGACTTGtatcttttatttaatattgtagatAGTGCAAATCTCTTTATTGATTGTGTAAATCTCTTTATATTTAATACGTTGTAATGTACTCTTTCTATAAATAATGGATGAATATCAACCACACAATCAAGTGTGATTTACAAATCACTCATGGTATCAGTCTAAAAGTTAAAGTTCCTGACTGCCTTTTCCTTCTCCTTTGTCATGGCAGGTGACTCCTCAAGCAATGATACCACCGATTCTCCTCTTCCCTTATCAACTATTCTTCACATGTTAACCATCAAACTCTCATCCACAAACTATCTGTTATGGCACAAATAAATGATGCCTCTCCTTTCTTATCAAAAGCTAACAGGTTATGTTGACAGAACTCTTCCTAAACCGTCACCCACCATCGTTACTGGTGAAGTTATTTCACCTAATCCTGCTTATGCCACCTGGAATGCTGGAGACCAACGTGCTCTTATTCTCATTCAGTCTTCATTAACTGAAGAAGCCATGGCCAAAACCCTTGTTCACTCCACTTCTCGTGATGTTTGGATAGCCCTTGAATCATCATTTCATCATGATTCATTAGAACGAACACACACTCTTCGTGATTCGCTTCGCCATCTTAAGAAGGGTTCATCTACTGTCCCTGAATTCTCCAAGAAATTCAAAAACATTTGTGATCAATTACAAGCTATCGGACAACCACTTAAAGAAGATGACAAAATCCATTGGTTTTTATGTGGCCTCGGTTCTTCCTTTGAAACCTTCTCCACAACTCAGCGGCTCATCACTCCTAAACCTAAGTTTCGTGACTTGGTTTCTCAGGCCAAAAGTCATGAAATGTTCCTGTAATCTGTTACCGACACTGTTGCTGCTCCAGTAGCATTCAACACTACATCATCGGTCACTCCTTCTTCAACATCATCACGTGGCCGTGGAACCTACAATAACAGAGGTTCTTTTTCTCGTGGACGTGGTCGCAACAATCGCCGTTTCCCACAATGTCAATTATGCAGAAAAATGAACACTATGCTAATGTGTGTCCTGATCTTCCCAACTTTGCTCGATCCTCTAACACAATTGACGCCAATCTTGCGGAAGCTTTTCAGGCACAATGCAATATGTCTCCTGATTGGTTTGTTGATACGGGAGCAtcaaatcatatgacatcaaacaCTAATCAACTTGATGCTAGTACCTCTTATTCTGGTAACCAATTAGTTTTCTTTGCTAATGGAGAACAATCTCCTATTTCTCATACTGGCAAACTTCAATTATCACCCTATATATCTCTTCTTGATGTTTTAGTCGTGCCTAATCTCAAGAAAAACTTGCTTTCTGTTAGCAAGTTAACACAAGATAACCAAATTGATGTATTGTTTTCTAATCCTATGTTTTTTATTCAGAACCGTCTTTCCAAGGAAACAC from Rutidosis leptorrhynchoides isolate AG116_Rl617_1_P2 chromosome 9, CSIRO_AGI_Rlap_v1, whole genome shotgun sequence harbors:
- the LOC139868349 gene encoding uncharacterized protein; this encodes MPLLSYQKLTGYVDRTLPKPSPTIVTGEVISPNPAYATWNAGDQRALILIQSSLTEEAMAKTLVHSTSRDVWIALESSFHHDSLERTHTLRDSLRHLKKGSSTVPEFSKKFKNICDQLQAIGQPLKEDDKIHWFLCGLGSSFETFSTTQRLITPKPKFRDLVSQAKSHEMFL